One genomic region from Actinocatenispora thailandica encodes:
- the leuS gene encoding leucine--tRNA ligase — translation MTDSAQQTGGAAGSGADAPPYRYTAALAADIERRWQDRWEEQGTFRAPNPVGPLAPAPGSAEAARLDRPKKYVIDMFPYPSGAGLHVGHPLGYIATDCLTRFQRMAGFNVLHAMGFDAFGLPAEQYAVQTGQHPRKTTEENIDRYRAQMRRLGLAYDDRRTFATTDPEFYRWTQWIFLQIYNSWYDSEQRRARPIDELVEQFAAGARPTPDGRPWAQLSATERAGVLDGYRLAYRSEAPVNWCPGLGTVLANEEVTPDGRSERGNFPVFRRDLAQWMMRITAYADRLLDDLDTLEWPEPVKLMQRNWIGRSHGARVSFDVAEHAESITVFTTRPDTLFGATYMVLAPEHDLVTAIVPASWPADTPAAWTGGAPDPATAVADYRRAAAAKSELERQENKDKTGVFTGAYAINPVNGAQIPIFIADYVLAGYGTGAIMAVPAHDHRDFAFARAYGLPMRCVVAPDDGRGDDPAGWDDAFVSGTAAVVNSTGDGVSLDGLAVPAAKKRIADWLAAHGHGEATTTYKLRDWLFSRQRYWGEPFPVVYDEQGLAHPLPAEMLPVELPEVDDFSPVTFDADDAESSPAPPLAKASDWVHVTLDLGDGPKRYRRETNTMPNWAGSCWYELRYLDPDNAAAPVDPANEKYWMGPRDATDPGGVDLYVGGVEHAVLHLLYARFWHKVLHDLGHVDSAEPFRRLINQGYVQAYAYTDERGFYVPAEQVVATDDGYSFEGRPVDREYGKMGKSLKNVVTPDEMCDVYGADTFRVYEMSMGPLEASRPWETRAVVGSFRFLQRVWRSLVDEHTGQPRVADIAIDDDTRRLLHRTIDGVTTETSELRFNTAIAKLIELTNKLVQISADGAPREIAEPLVLMVAPFAPHVAEQLWQLLGHDESLAYQPFPVADPQWLTAPSVVYPVQVNGKVRGRVEVAPDAAADAVEAAALADEKVAAFLAGRTPRKVIVVPGRMVSVVL, via the coding sequence ATGACCGACAGTGCGCAACAGACCGGCGGTGCCGCGGGCTCCGGCGCGGACGCCCCGCCGTACCGCTACACCGCGGCGCTGGCCGCCGACATCGAGCGCCGCTGGCAGGACCGGTGGGAGGAGCAGGGGACGTTCCGGGCGCCGAACCCGGTCGGCCCGCTGGCACCGGCCCCGGGCAGCGCCGAGGCAGCACGGCTGGACCGCCCCAAGAAGTACGTGATCGACATGTTCCCGTACCCGTCGGGCGCCGGGCTGCACGTCGGTCACCCGCTGGGCTACATCGCCACCGACTGCCTGACCCGGTTCCAGCGGATGGCCGGGTTCAACGTGCTGCACGCCATGGGCTTCGACGCGTTCGGGCTGCCGGCCGAGCAGTACGCGGTGCAGACCGGCCAGCATCCACGCAAGACCACCGAGGAGAACATCGACCGGTACCGGGCGCAGATGCGCCGGCTGGGGCTGGCCTACGACGACCGGCGCACGTTCGCCACCACCGATCCGGAGTTCTACCGCTGGACCCAGTGGATCTTCCTGCAGATCTACAACTCCTGGTACGACAGCGAGCAGCGCCGGGCGCGCCCGATCGACGAGCTGGTCGAGCAGTTCGCGGCCGGCGCCCGGCCGACGCCGGACGGCCGGCCGTGGGCGCAGCTGTCCGCGACCGAGCGGGCCGGCGTGCTGGACGGGTACCGGCTGGCCTACCGGTCCGAGGCACCAGTGAACTGGTGCCCGGGGCTGGGTACCGTGCTGGCCAACGAGGAGGTCACCCCGGACGGCCGGTCCGAGCGGGGCAACTTCCCGGTGTTCCGGCGCGACCTGGCGCAGTGGATGATGCGCATCACCGCCTACGCCGACCGGCTGCTGGACGACCTGGACACGCTGGAGTGGCCGGAGCCGGTCAAGCTGATGCAGCGCAACTGGATCGGCCGCTCGCACGGCGCCCGGGTCAGCTTCGACGTGGCCGAACACGCCGAGTCGATCACCGTGTTCACCACCCGGCCGGACACCCTGTTCGGCGCCACCTACATGGTGCTGGCGCCGGAACACGACCTGGTCACCGCGATCGTCCCGGCGAGCTGGCCGGCCGACACGCCGGCGGCCTGGACCGGCGGCGCACCCGACCCGGCCACCGCGGTGGCCGACTACCGGCGGGCCGCCGCGGCCAAGTCGGAGCTGGAGCGCCAGGAGAACAAGGACAAGACCGGGGTGTTCACCGGCGCGTACGCGATCAACCCGGTCAACGGCGCGCAGATCCCGATCTTCATCGCCGACTACGTGCTGGCCGGCTACGGCACCGGGGCGATCATGGCGGTGCCGGCGCACGACCACCGCGACTTCGCCTTCGCCCGGGCGTACGGACTGCCGATGCGCTGCGTGGTCGCCCCCGACGACGGCCGGGGCGACGACCCGGCCGGCTGGGACGACGCGTTCGTCTCCGGCACCGCGGCGGTGGTCAACTCGACCGGCGACGGGGTGAGCCTGGACGGGCTGGCGGTGCCGGCGGCGAAGAAGCGCATCGCCGACTGGCTGGCCGCGCACGGCCACGGCGAGGCGACCACCACCTACAAGCTGCGTGACTGGCTGTTCAGCCGGCAGCGGTACTGGGGCGAGCCGTTCCCGGTGGTCTACGACGAGCAGGGGCTGGCTCACCCGCTGCCGGCCGAGATGCTGCCGGTCGAGCTGCCCGAGGTGGACGACTTCTCCCCGGTCACCTTCGACGCGGACGACGCGGAGTCGTCGCCGGCGCCGCCGCTGGCCAAGGCGAGCGACTGGGTGCACGTCACGCTGGACCTGGGCGACGGGCCGAAGCGGTACCGCCGGGAGACCAACACGATGCCCAACTGGGCCGGTTCCTGCTGGTACGAGCTGCGCTACCTGGACCCGGACAACGCCGCGGCGCCGGTCGACCCGGCGAACGAGAAGTACTGGATGGGTCCGCGGGACGCGACCGACCCGGGCGGCGTCGACCTGTACGTCGGCGGGGTCGAGCACGCCGTACTGCACCTGCTGTACGCCCGGTTCTGGCACAAGGTGCTGCACGACCTGGGCCACGTGGACAGCGCCGAGCCGTTCCGCCGGCTGATCAACCAGGGGTACGTGCAGGCCTACGCGTACACCGACGAGCGCGGCTTCTACGTGCCCGCCGAGCAGGTGGTGGCCACCGACGACGGCTACTCGTTCGAGGGCCGGCCGGTCGACCGCGAGTACGGCAAGATGGGCAAGTCGCTGAAGAACGTGGTCACCCCGGACGAGATGTGCGACGTCTACGGCGCCGACACCTTCCGGGTGTACGAGATGTCGATGGGCCCGCTGGAGGCGTCCCGGCCGTGGGAGACCCGCGCCGTGGTCGGCTCGTTCCGGTTCCTGCAGCGGGTCTGGCGTTCGCTGGTCGACGAGCACACCGGGCAGCCGCGGGTCGCCGACATCGCGATCGACGACGACACCCGGCGGCTGCTGCACCGCACCATCGACGGGGTCACCACGGAGACCTCCGAGCTGCGGTTCAACACGGCGATCGCGAAGCTGATCGAACTGACCAACAAGCTGGTGCAGATCTCCGCCGACGGCGCGCCGCGCGAGATCGCCGAGCCGCTGGTGCTGATGGTCGCGCCGTTCGCGCCGCATGTCGCCGAGCAGCTGTGGCAGCTGCTGGGGCACGACGAGTCGCTGGCGTACCAGCCGTTCCCGGTCGCCGACCCGCAGTGGCTGACCGCCCCGTCGGTGGTGTACCCGGTCCAGGTCAACGGCAAGGTACGCGGTCGGGTGGAGGTGGCGCCGGACGCCGCGGCCGACGCGGTCGAGGCGGCGGCGCTGGCCGACGAGAAGGTCGCCGCGTTCCTGGCCGGCCGCACCCCGCGCAAGGTCATCGTGGTACCGGGGCGGATGGTCAGCGTGGTGCTCTGA
- a CDS encoding type 1 glutamine amidotransferase: protein MPTDPAASGLPTDPAAARSDSHLRIVWVYPDLLSTYGDRGNLLILARRAQARGIDVETIPIAYDEPIPRSGDIYLVGGGEDRPQTLAAQRMRADGGLRAAVSAGAAVLAVCAGIQLIGEYFHIDGNRIAGAELLDLRSDRGESRAVGELVGEVDPRLGLPLLTGFENHGGRCHLGPAANPLAKVLVGTGNDGKTEGAWAGRVIGTYLHGPALSRNPALADLVLAWALDVPLMALPPIDDSWPEKLRAERLAAVLPR from the coding sequence GTGCCAACTGACCCCGCAGCAAGCGGACTGCCGACCGATCCCGCCGCCGCGCGCAGCGACAGCCACCTGCGGATCGTGTGGGTCTACCCGGACCTGCTGTCCACCTACGGCGACCGGGGCAACCTGCTGATCCTGGCCCGCCGGGCACAGGCTCGGGGCATCGACGTGGAGACCATCCCGATCGCCTACGACGAGCCGATCCCGCGCAGCGGCGACATCTACCTGGTCGGCGGCGGCGAGGACCGGCCGCAGACCCTCGCGGCGCAGCGGATGCGCGCCGACGGCGGGCTGCGGGCGGCGGTCTCGGCCGGGGCCGCGGTGCTCGCGGTGTGCGCCGGCATCCAGCTGATCGGCGAGTACTTCCACATCGACGGCAACCGGATCGCCGGCGCCGAGCTGCTCGACCTGCGCAGCGACCGCGGCGAGTCGCGGGCGGTCGGCGAACTGGTCGGCGAGGTCGACCCGCGGCTGGGCCTGCCGCTGCTGACCGGCTTCGAGAACCACGGTGGCCGCTGCCATCTCGGCCCGGCCGCGAACCCGTTGGCCAAGGTGCTCGTCGGTACCGGCAACGACGGCAAGACCGAGGGGGCCTGGGCCGGCCGGGTGATCGGGACCTACCTGCACGGGCCGGCGCTGTCGCGCAACCCCGCGCTGGCCGACCTGGTGCTGGCCTGGGCGCTGGACGTGCCGCTGATGGCGCTGCCCCCGATCGACGACAGCTGGCCGGAGAAGCTGCGCGCCGAACGGCTCGCCGCCGTCCTGCCGCGCTGA
- the rsmH gene encoding 16S rRNA (cytosine(1402)-N(4))-methyltransferase RsmH, with protein MGDERRRSTPGRRRPATPGVPVPAGTHVPVFAQRSLELLAPALSGSAPVLVDATLGLGGHAELFLETFPALTLVGLDRDTEALRRSEQRLSRFADRIRLVHAVYDEIPAALAAQGIATVDGVLFDLGVSSLQLDADERGFSYSRPAPLDMRMDQTTGDTAAELVNTASAGELTRILRDYGDERFAARIAAAIVRRRADEPIEDSVTLAELVRDSIPAPARRTGGNPAKRTFQALRIAVNGELDALRAALPAALSALRVGGRLVVLSYHSLEDRIVKRELAGWSRSSAPPDLPVVPEALQPRFRLLTRGAVEPDETEIAANPRATSARLRAAERIRGGRPGDSATREGT; from the coding sequence ATGGGGGACGAGCGACGCCGCTCCACACCTGGGCGGCGCAGGCCGGCGACGCCGGGTGTGCCGGTGCCAGCCGGTACCCACGTCCCCGTCTTCGCGCAGCGCAGCCTGGAGTTGCTGGCGCCGGCGCTGTCCGGATCCGCGCCGGTGCTGGTGGATGCCACCCTGGGGCTGGGCGGGCACGCCGAGCTGTTCCTGGAGACGTTTCCCGCGCTGACGCTGGTCGGGCTGGACCGCGACACCGAGGCGCTGCGGCGCAGCGAGCAGCGGCTCTCCCGGTTCGCCGACCGGATCCGCCTGGTGCACGCGGTGTACGACGAGATCCCGGCCGCGCTCGCCGCCCAGGGCATCGCCACGGTGGACGGGGTGCTGTTCGACCTCGGGGTGTCCTCGCTGCAGCTGGACGCCGACGAGCGGGGCTTCTCCTACTCCCGTCCTGCGCCGCTGGACATGCGGATGGACCAGACCACCGGCGACACCGCGGCCGAACTGGTCAACACCGCGAGCGCCGGCGAGCTGACCCGCATCCTGCGCGACTACGGCGACGAGCGGTTCGCCGCGCGCATCGCCGCGGCGATCGTGCGCCGGCGTGCGGACGAGCCGATCGAGGACAGCGTCACCTTGGCCGAGCTGGTCCGCGACTCGATCCCGGCGCCGGCCCGGCGCACCGGGGGGAACCCGGCCAAGCGCACCTTCCAGGCGCTGCGGATCGCGGTCAACGGCGAGCTGGACGCGTTGCGGGCCGCGCTGCCGGCGGCGCTGTCCGCGCTGCGGGTCGGCGGCCGGTTGGTGGTCCTGTCGTACCACTCGTTGGAGGACCGGATCGTCAAGCGCGAGCTTGCCGGCTGGTCGCGGAGCAGCGCGCCGCCGGACCTGCCGGTGGTACCGGAGGCGCTGCAACCACGGTTCCGGTTGCTCACCCGGGGCGCGGTGGAGCCGGACGAGACGGAGATCGCGGCCAACCCGCGGGCGACATCGGCACGATTACGTGCCGCGGAACGGATCCGGGGCGGCCGCCCCGGTGACTCGGCGACGAGGGAGGGAACATGA
- a CDS encoding peptidoglycan D,D-transpeptidase FtsI family protein: MATRRVPGPDPHRGGRTEDDADDVVVPLRRDTGGLGDARRYRPRGRTVRESADPADASRRADQARRSQERQARARRESPGSGSGAGAGRAAASGRGSGAERGAGSGRPDAARQAGPDAAKRAGTGSGRAGATARTRRGRGDRDGGEPPAARSGTRAGAARSGASAGKSGGAGGRSGGAAGARNRGGRSGGRTGRGDAGARGDAGTRGDAGTRGGAGRGKAGRTGGRRGGGRAGSWGAESTRRKGRPTRPRPARRPLGRAVRLGSPGRRLRFGTVVVLVLFTVIGGRLVQLQLTDAPKLAERALQQRLHTVPLPAARGSIVDRNGQVLAHSVEARYVFADPTMIKDAAKTADRLSGVLGVPRSKLEKAMRKTKLPNGSTNRFVYLARGVDIGIGDQVEAMDIPGIGVRADERRDVPGHDLAANIIGVTGWDLSGLTGLESEYEKLLRGVDGKRQYEASRTGEEIPDGFHREVAPKPGGSVRLTLDRDIQFEAQRALYRKLHPLNSDMGAAVVLDVKTGAVLAQASYPTYDAANFAGSTKAQRTDYASQAVVEPGSVEKAITLGAALQCRVIKPSSTVHVGPTIRVADTTYSDTTPLNDVDITLPGIFAYSSNVGTIKVANKLGAQRLYEYQRKFGLGSATGEGVPGEAAGIVRPAKDWQGADHGSIPIGLGIAVTPIQLAAAYGAIANDGEYVQPHLIADTVSPDGTKSVPSVSKHRVLSPSIAAAERKAMVAVTTAPGATGLSGAVDGYQIAAKTGTGQRVVNGSYQKGNIESFIGMAPADHPRYVVAVVAHTSGTGEGANMGPVFQDLMRFTLGHQKVPPTDAKTPSFTLYHK, encoded by the coding sequence ATGGCGACGCGACGCGTACCCGGGCCGGACCCGCACCGGGGCGGCCGGACCGAGGACGATGCGGACGACGTGGTGGTGCCGCTGCGCCGGGACACCGGCGGGCTCGGCGACGCCCGGCGGTACCGGCCGCGCGGCCGCACGGTGCGCGAGTCGGCCGACCCGGCCGATGCGAGCCGCCGGGCCGACCAGGCGCGACGATCCCAGGAGCGGCAGGCGCGCGCGCGACGCGAGTCGCCCGGCAGCGGATCGGGTGCCGGCGCCGGCCGGGCCGCGGCGTCCGGGCGGGGCTCCGGTGCCGAACGCGGGGCCGGCTCCGGCCGCCCCGACGCGGCCAGGCAGGCCGGCCCCGACGCGGCGAAGCGGGCCGGCACCGGGTCCGGTCGGGCCGGTGCGACGGCCCGGACCCGGCGCGGTCGTGGAGATCGCGACGGCGGCGAGCCGCCCGCGGCGCGGTCCGGCACCCGAGCCGGGGCGGCCAGGTCAGGTGCGAGCGCCGGCAAGTCCGGCGGCGCCGGCGGCCGGTCCGGTGGCGCCGCCGGTGCCCGGAACCGCGGCGGCCGTAGCGGCGGCCGGACCGGGCGCGGCGATGCCGGTGCCCGGGGCGATGCCGGTACCCGGGGCGATGCCGGTACCCGGGGCGGCGCCGGCCGGGGCAAGGCCGGGCGGACCGGCGGGCGGCGTGGCGGTGGTCGAGCCGGTTCGTGGGGTGCGGAGTCGACGCGCCGCAAGGGCCGGCCGACCCGGCCCCGCCCGGCACGGCGACCGCTCGGTCGGGCGGTGCGGCTGGGCAGCCCGGGCCGGCGGTTGCGCTTCGGCACCGTGGTGGTGCTGGTGCTGTTCACGGTGATCGGCGGCCGCCTGGTGCAGTTGCAGCTCACCGACGCGCCGAAGCTGGCGGAACGCGCGCTGCAGCAGCGGCTGCACACCGTCCCGCTGCCCGCCGCGCGCGGCTCGATCGTGGACCGCAACGGGCAGGTACTCGCGCATTCGGTGGAGGCGCGGTACGTGTTCGCCGACCCGACGATGATCAAGGACGCGGCGAAGACCGCCGACCGGCTGTCCGGGGTGCTCGGGGTGCCGCGGTCGAAGCTCGAAAAGGCGATGCGCAAGACGAAGCTGCCGAACGGCTCGACGAACCGGTTCGTCTACCTCGCCCGCGGCGTCGACATCGGCATCGGGGACCAGGTCGAGGCGATGGACATTCCCGGCATCGGAGTGCGCGCCGACGAGCGCCGCGACGTTCCCGGGCACGACCTGGCGGCGAACATCATCGGCGTCACCGGCTGGGACCTGTCCGGCCTGACCGGCCTGGAGTCCGAGTACGAGAAGCTGTTGCGCGGCGTCGACGGCAAGCGGCAGTACGAGGCGAGCCGCACCGGCGAGGAGATCCCGGACGGCTTCCATCGCGAGGTGGCACCGAAGCCGGGCGGGTCGGTGCGGTTGACGCTGGACCGCGACATCCAGTTCGAGGCGCAGCGTGCGCTGTACCGCAAGCTGCATCCGCTCAACTCCGACATGGGTGCCGCGGTGGTGCTCGACGTCAAGACCGGAGCGGTGCTGGCGCAGGCGAGCTACCCGACCTACGACGCGGCGAACTTCGCCGGCTCGACGAAGGCACAGCGCACCGACTACGCCAGCCAGGCGGTGGTCGAGCCGGGTTCGGTGGAGAAGGCGATCACCCTGGGTGCGGCGCTGCAGTGCCGGGTGATCAAGCCGTCGTCGACCGTGCACGTCGGGCCGACGATCCGGGTGGCCGACACCACCTACTCCGACACCACCCCGCTAAACGACGTGGACATCACGCTGCCGGGCATCTTCGCGTACTCGTCGAACGTGGGGACCATCAAGGTCGCGAACAAGCTCGGCGCCCAACGGTTGTACGAGTACCAGCGCAAGTTCGGGTTGGGCAGCGCGACCGGCGAGGGGGTGCCCGGGGAGGCGGCCGGCATCGTGCGGCCGGCGAAGGACTGGCAGGGCGCCGACCACGGCTCGATCCCGATCGGCCTGGGCATCGCGGTCACCCCGATCCAGCTCGCCGCCGCGTACGGGGCGATCGCCAACGACGGCGAGTACGTGCAGCCGCACCTGATCGCCGACACCGTGTCGCCGGACGGCACCAAGTCGGTACCGAGCGTGTCGAAGCACCGGGTGCTCTCCCCGTCGATCGCCGCCGCCGAACGCAAGGCGATGGTCGCGGTGACCACCGCGCCGGGCGCGACCGGCCTGTCCGGTGCGGTCGACGGGTACCAGATCGCGGCGAAGACCGGCACCGGCCAGCGGGTGGTGAACGGCTCGTACCAGAAGGGCAACATCGAGTCGTTCATCGGCATGGCGCCGGCCGACCACCCGCGCTACGTGGTGGCGGTGGTCGCGCACACCAGCGGTACCGGTGAGGGCGCGAACATGGGTCCGGTGTTCCAGGATCTGATGCGGTTCACGCTCGGCCACCAGAAGGTGCCGCCGACCGACGCGAAGACCCCCTCGTTCACGCTGTACCACAAGTAG
- the mraZ gene encoding division/cell wall cluster transcriptional repressor MraZ codes for MFLGTHTPRLDDKGRLILPAKFRDELAEGLVITKGQERCLYVFPMAEFRRLAEQLQQAPVTHKAARAYSRVFFASAFDQVPDKQGRITIPPALRDYAGLRRELAVIGASSRVEVWDSEAWQGYLAESEESFADIEEGVLPGF; via the coding sequence ATGTTTCTTGGCACCCATACCCCGCGCCTGGACGACAAGGGTCGGCTGATCCTTCCGGCGAAGTTTCGCGACGAGCTTGCGGAGGGCCTGGTGATCACGAAAGGGCAGGAGCGCTGCCTGTACGTGTTCCCGATGGCCGAGTTCCGTCGGCTCGCCGAGCAGTTGCAGCAGGCGCCGGTCACGCACAAGGCGGCCCGGGCGTACAGCCGGGTGTTCTTCGCCAGCGCGTTCGACCAGGTGCCGGACAAGCAGGGTCGGATCACCATTCCGCCGGCGCTGCGGGACTACGCAGGCCTGCGCCGGGAACTGGCGGTGATCGGCGCGTCCAGCCGGGTCGAGGTGTGGGACAGCGAGGCGTGGCAGGGCTACCTGGCCGAGAGCGAGGAGTCCTTCGCCGACATCGAGGAGGGGGTGCTGCCCGGTTTCTGA
- a CDS encoding MurT ligase domain-containing protein — MTGRGDGSVIGGRIGLAVEPRLLTVLARGREVALVSGTNGKTTTTRLLTAALGTLGPVASNSYGANMPTGHTTALAQSRNARHAVLEVDEHYLRTVLAETRPRVVALLNLSRDQLDRAMEVGMLADRWREVLGALREQADTPGAEPTRVVANCDDPLVTWAASAAPQVTWVAAGQRWQEDSWVCPQCGAHLKREGVDWACPGCDLRRPQPSWWLADDDTVAGPDGIRQPVTLQLPGRVNRANAVTALAAAALFGVRPADAAPRLAEVASIAGRYATVERDGRSIRLLLAKNPAGWLEAFDMVDRISTAGAAPPPVLLSINARVVDGLDTSWLYDVDYASLRGHRVLVTGDRRYDLAVRLEVNEVPFEVVDTFGEVLAAIPPGRLEVIANYTAFQDIRAELGRAN, encoded by the coding sequence ATGACCGGGCGCGGCGACGGCTCGGTGATCGGCGGACGGATCGGCCTCGCGGTCGAGCCGCGACTGCTCACCGTGCTCGCCCGCGGACGCGAGGTGGCACTGGTCTCCGGCACCAACGGGAAGACCACCACCACCCGGTTGCTGACCGCGGCGCTCGGCACGCTCGGCCCGGTCGCCTCCAACAGCTACGGGGCGAACATGCCGACCGGGCACACCACCGCGCTCGCCCAGTCCCGCAACGCCCGGCACGCCGTGCTGGAGGTCGACGAGCACTACCTGCGTACGGTGCTGGCCGAGACCCGGCCGCGGGTGGTGGCGCTGCTCAACCTCAGCCGCGACCAGCTCGACCGCGCGATGGAGGTCGGCATGCTCGCCGACCGGTGGCGCGAGGTGCTCGGCGCGCTGCGCGAGCAGGCCGACACCCCCGGTGCCGAGCCGACCCGGGTCGTGGCGAACTGCGACGACCCGTTGGTCACCTGGGCCGCCAGCGCCGCACCGCAGGTCACCTGGGTCGCTGCCGGCCAGCGCTGGCAGGAGGACTCCTGGGTCTGCCCGCAGTGCGGGGCGCACCTCAAGCGCGAGGGCGTCGACTGGGCCTGCCCCGGGTGCGACCTGCGCCGCCCGCAGCCGTCCTGGTGGCTCGCCGACGACGACACCGTGGCCGGCCCGGACGGCATCCGACAGCCGGTCACGCTACAGCTGCCCGGTCGGGTCAACCGGGCCAACGCGGTCACCGCCCTCGCCGCCGCGGCACTGTTCGGGGTGCGACCGGCCGACGCGGCGCCGCGGTTGGCCGAGGTCGCCTCCATCGCCGGCCGGTACGCCACGGTCGAGCGCGACGGCCGCAGCATCCGGTTGCTGCTGGCCAAGAACCCGGCCGGCTGGCTCGAGGCGTTCGACATGGTCGACCGGATCTCCACGGCCGGCGCCGCACCCCCGCCGGTGCTGCTGTCGATCAACGCCCGGGTGGTGGACGGTCTCGACACCTCCTGGCTGTACGACGTGGACTACGCGTCGCTGCGCGGGCACCGGGTGCTCGTCACCGGCGACCGGCGGTACGACCTGGCCGTCCGGCTGGAGGTCAACGAGGTGCCGTTCGAGGTGGTGGACACGTTCGGCGAGGTGCTCGCGGCGATACCGCCGGGCCGGCTGGAAGTGATCGCCAACTACACCGCATTCCAGGACATCCGAGCGGAGCTGGGCCGTGCCAACTGA
- a CDS encoding trypsin-like serine peptidase, with product MLVRRRGVVITVLAVLIGVVATGCAGHGTQGRSAAPSGPWSRSRMRSASPFGTPGVRRTARPTVGAARVGAVFSHNGSGGHFCTASIVDSPGDSVILTAAHCVHGGKGGHESTDLVFVPGYRDGEAPYGQWPIRHVVVDRRWARDSDPDYDVAFADVATVHGRHVGDVFGGNHLGYDRGYRLPVQITGYPDATEQPITCGNDTTRFSAGQLRIACTGFPGGTSGSPWVTDLNRETHTGTVIGVIGGYQAGGATPDVSYSPYFGAGVLDLYRTAVRDER from the coding sequence GTGCTGGTTCGACGACGTGGCGTGGTCATCACCGTACTGGCAGTGTTGATCGGGGTCGTCGCCACCGGCTGCGCCGGCCACGGCACGCAAGGCCGGTCGGCCGCGCCGAGCGGCCCGTGGTCGAGATCGCGGATGCGCTCGGCGAGCCCGTTCGGTACGCCCGGGGTCCGGCGCACCGCCCGCCCCACCGTCGGCGCCGCGCGAGTCGGTGCGGTGTTCTCGCACAACGGCTCCGGTGGCCACTTCTGCACCGCGAGCATCGTGGACAGCCCGGGCGATTCGGTCATTCTCACCGCGGCGCACTGCGTGCACGGCGGGAAGGGCGGCCACGAGAGCACCGACCTGGTGTTCGTGCCCGGCTACCGGGACGGGGAAGCGCCGTACGGGCAGTGGCCGATCAGGCACGTCGTCGTCGACCGGCGCTGGGCGCGGGACTCCGACCCGGACTACGACGTCGCGTTCGCCGACGTGGCCACCGTGCACGGCCGCCACGTCGGCGACGTGTTCGGCGGCAACCACCTCGGCTACGACCGCGGGTACCGGCTCCCGGTGCAGATCACCGGCTATCCGGACGCCACCGAACAGCCCATCACCTGCGGCAACGACACCACCAGGTTCTCCGCCGGGCAGCTACGCATCGCGTGCACCGGCTTCCCCGGCGGCACCAGCGGCAGCCCCTGGGTCACCGACCTGAACCGCGAGACGCACACCGGCACCGTGATCGGGGTGATCGGCGGCTACCAGGCGGGCGGCGCCACCCCGGACGTGTCCTACAGCCCGTACTTCGGCGCCGGCGTCCTCGACCTGTACCGCACCGCGGTCCGCGACGAGCGCTGA